Proteins from one Cellulosilyticum lentocellum DSM 5427 genomic window:
- the murA gene encoding UDP-N-acetylglucosamine 1-carboxyvinyltransferase: MSKYVIHGGKRLEGELCIDGSKNAVLPIIAATLLSGNITYLQHCPRILDVEIMIEILKQLGCKVEWEQENLMIHTSTLQNCDISEELVKKMRSSIILLGALIGRCGEARISQPGGCQLGARPIDLHLSALKQMGVHITEQQDTIICKSSNLHGAEISLALPSVGATENIMLAATLAQGNTTIYNAAKEPEIVDLQDFLVACGANITGAGTEMIKIQGVKKLGGVNYRVIPDRIIAGTYLVAAAITRGNITLKDIRIEHLDTIIKKLEEVGCHIKASSNEVSLMAPTHLKGIELITEPYPGYPTDMQSQMMALLCTCESPSRIKENLFEARFKPAYELMKMGAKIHVEDNEAYIMPTHLMGAKVNATDLRGGAALVLAGLAAEGYSIVNQIHYIKRGYQNIVTDLSSLGAQIQEKE, translated from the coding sequence TGGGAATATAACTTATCTTCAACATTGTCCTAGGATATTAGATGTGGAGATTATGATAGAAATATTGAAGCAATTAGGTTGTAAAGTAGAATGGGAACAAGAGAACTTGATGATTCATACAAGTACTTTGCAGAACTGTGACATTAGTGAAGAATTAGTCAAAAAAATGCGTTCGTCCATTATTTTACTAGGAGCCCTAATAGGAAGATGCGGGGAAGCCCGTATTAGTCAACCAGGTGGTTGTCAGTTAGGTGCAAGACCTATTGATTTACATCTTAGTGCATTAAAGCAAATGGGAGTTCATATTACAGAGCAGCAAGATACAATTATTTGTAAAAGTTCAAACCTTCACGGCGCTGAGATTTCTCTTGCTTTACCAAGTGTAGGAGCTACAGAAAATATTATGTTAGCTGCTACGCTTGCACAAGGCAATACGACGATTTATAATGCAGCTAAAGAACCAGAAATTGTTGATTTACAAGATTTTCTTGTGGCTTGTGGTGCCAATATTACTGGAGCTGGGACAGAAATGATTAAGATTCAAGGAGTAAAAAAATTAGGTGGTGTTAACTACCGTGTTATTCCAGATCGTATCATAGCAGGTACGTATTTGGTGGCGGCAGCAATCACCAGAGGGAATATTACCCTAAAAGACATACGCATTGAACATTTAGATACAATTATTAAAAAGTTAGAGGAAGTAGGGTGCCATATTAAGGCGAGCAGTAATGAAGTAAGTTTAATGGCACCTACTCATTTAAAGGGTATAGAATTAATCACTGAGCCTTATCCAGGTTATCCGACAGATATGCAATCGCAAATGATGGCACTCCTTTGTACTTGTGAGTCGCCAAGTAGAATTAAAGAAAATTTATTTGAAGCACGTTTTAAACCAGCTTATGAATTAATGAAGATGGGTGCTAAAATTCATGTGGAAGACAATGAGGCTTATATTATGCCTACACATTTGATGGGAGCAAAGGTTAATGCTACTGATTTAAGAGGAGGGGCGGCGCTTGTTTTAGCGGGCCTAGCTGCAGAAGGTTATAGCATTGTAAATCAAATCCACTATATCAAAAGAGGCTATCAAAATATAGTAACTGATTTAAGCTCTCTAGGTGCACAGATACAAGAGAAGGAGTAG